DNA sequence from the Pedobacter schmidteae genome:
ATTTGTCAAAATCTGTAGCCGACCGAAATACCAAAGCCAACATTTTTTAGGCTACCTTCGCGTTTTACACCATCAACCTTAGGCTGTAAATTCGCCAATCCCAATTGTGCATTGAATTGAACAGCTAACTTTTCTAAAAACTCATAACCGGCTAAAAAATTTGCGCCATAATCAAAGGGTTTTCCGTACATATATTTACCAAATTCTCCATCCATAACATCATTCTTAAAAATAACCTCCCCTTTACTATCCGTCATGATATCCCCCATTAAGATGACATTGTCCGACTTCCAGGTTCCGCCGGTTCCGTATCCAAAGTAAGGTCCTGCACCTAATAATAATTTTCCATTTCCCAATTGCGGTTTATATAGAATATTTACGGGTACTTCTACATACGATACATTTACTTTAAAATTATTGGCCAATCCATAATAACCGCCTTTTTTTT
Encoded proteins:
- a CDS encoding porin family protein encodes the protein MNLRKISSGKLHLTTFLLMLIITFNLAKAQTRIGVKAGLNFSNVMAKDERSNKQETQIATGFLVGLTADIPVSGDFFIQPGIQYVEKGFKQKKGGYYGLANNFKVNVSYVEVPVNILYKPQLGNGKLLLGAGPYFGYGTGGTWKSDNVILMGDIMTDSKGEVIFKNDVMDGEFGKYMYGKPFDYGANFLAGYEFLEKLAVQFNAQLGLANLQPKVDGVKREGSLKNVGFGISVGYRF